A section of the Bacillus sp. V2I10 genome encodes:
- the hisD gene encoding histidinol dehydrogenase has product MAKFLKTGKSKEEIATYEAQVYETVKNLIEDIEKNGDAAVRSYSEKFDKWSPENFKLSQQQIEEIIVSVPEGTINDIQFAQEQIRRFAQAQRESIRDLEVETLPGVILGHKNIPVESVGCYIPGGRYPMVASAHMSILTAKVAGVKRVIGCTPPINGDIPAATVAAMSLAGADEIYILGGVQAMAAMAIGTETIGSVDMLVGPGNAYVAEAKRQLFGRVGIDLLAGPTEVLVIADETVDAEMVACDILGQSEHGPTSPGALITTSEKLALETVKEIERQLETLETAEVARIAWEENGSIILVDSLDEAVIEADKLAYEHVEVLTENPRYFLDKMNNYGALFLGPETNVAYGDKVIGTNHTLPTKGAARYTGGLWVGKFLKTCTYQECTPEASVFIGQYAERLCGIENFAGHREQALLRVRRYSKVTN; this is encoded by the coding sequence ATGGCAAAGTTTTTAAAGACGGGGAAGAGCAAAGAAGAAATCGCTACATATGAAGCGCAAGTATATGAAACTGTGAAAAATCTAATTGAAGATATTGAGAAAAACGGCGATGCTGCCGTAAGGTCTTATTCTGAGAAGTTTGATAAATGGTCACCGGAAAATTTTAAGCTTTCACAGCAGCAAATCGAAGAAATCATCGTCTCAGTGCCCGAAGGAACAATCAATGATATCCAATTTGCACAGGAACAAATTCGGCGCTTTGCGCAAGCTCAAAGAGAAAGCATCCGAGACCTCGAGGTGGAAACGCTTCCTGGGGTAATTCTTGGACATAAAAATATCCCTGTCGAAAGCGTCGGCTGCTATATACCAGGCGGAAGATATCCGATGGTGGCATCTGCGCACATGAGTATATTGACAGCAAAAGTTGCGGGTGTGAAAAGGGTGATCGGCTGTACGCCTCCGATAAACGGTGACATCCCTGCAGCCACTGTCGCAGCGATGTCATTAGCGGGTGCAGATGAAATCTATATCCTTGGAGGTGTGCAGGCAATGGCCGCGATGGCGATTGGCACTGAAACGATTGGCTCAGTAGACATGCTTGTAGGACCGGGCAACGCCTATGTAGCAGAGGCAAAACGCCAATTATTCGGGCGTGTAGGCATTGACCTTCTCGCTGGTCCCACTGAAGTGCTGGTGATTGCCGATGAGACCGTGGATGCCGAGATGGTCGCATGTGACATTTTAGGACAGTCCGAGCATGGTCCGACCTCACCTGGGGCGTTGATCACGACTTCGGAAAAACTGGCACTTGAAACGGTAAAAGAAATTGAGCGCCAGTTAGAGACATTAGAAACGGCAGAAGTGGCCCGTATCGCTTGGGAAGAAAACGGCTCAATTATTCTAGTAGATAGTCTAGATGAGGCTGTCATAGAGGCTGATAAATTAGCTTACGAGCATGTAGAAGTGCTGACTGAGAACCCGCGTTACTTTTTGGATAAGATGAATAACTATGGTGCACTTTTCCTCGGTCCGGAAACCAATGTGGCGTACGGGGATAAGGTCATTGGCACGAACCACACCTTACCGACAAAAGGAGCAGCCCGATACACAGGCGGCCTCTGGGTTGGCAAATTTTTAAAAACGTGCACATACCAGGAATGTACTCCAGAAGCGAGTGTGTTCATTGGTCAATACGCTGAACGACTATGTGGGATTGAGAATTTTGCCGGACACCGTGAGCAAGCGCTGCTTCGGGTACGCCGCTACAGTAAGGTAACAAATTAA
- a CDS encoding CoA-acylating methylmalonate-semialdehyde dehydrogenase, whose amino-acid sequence MTSNTATQILKNFIGGQWLASTSDKTEAVPNPATGEILSLVPLSNREDLDRAVAVAEEAFQTWKTTAVPKRARILFRYQQLLIEHWEELARLITKENGKSYDEAYGEVQRGIECVEFAAGAPTLMMGTQLPDIATGIESGMYRYPIGVVGGITPFNFPMMVPCWMFPLAIACGNTFILKPSERTPLLANRLAELFQEAGLPDGVLNVVHGAHDVVNGILDHKKVKAVSFVGSQPVAEYVYKSAAANGKRVQALAGAKNHSIVLPDADLDVAVTNILGAAFGSAGERCMACAVVVAVGEIGDQLVDSLVKAANEIKIGNGIEKGVFLGPVIRDSHKAKTIQYIEAGEKEGARLIRDGRTDESPNEDGYFIGPTIFDEVKPGMKIWNEEIFAPVLSVVRVNTLEEAIEITNKSEFANGACLYTDSAKAVRQFRDDIDAGMLGINLGVPAPMAFFPFSGYKKSFYGDLHANGRDGVEFYTRKKVLTARY is encoded by the coding sequence ATGACTTCAAATACAGCTACTCAAATTCTTAAAAACTTTATTGGAGGCCAGTGGTTGGCTTCCACTTCCGATAAAACAGAGGCGGTACCTAACCCGGCGACAGGTGAAATACTTAGCCTTGTACCACTTTCAAACCGCGAGGATCTGGATCGGGCGGTCGCCGTGGCAGAAGAAGCGTTCCAGACTTGGAAAACGACAGCCGTGCCAAAGCGTGCACGGATTCTGTTCCGCTATCAGCAGCTCCTCATCGAGCATTGGGAGGAATTAGCCCGCCTGATTACTAAGGAAAATGGAAAAAGCTATGATGAAGCCTACGGTGAAGTGCAGCGGGGGATTGAATGTGTTGAATTTGCAGCCGGCGCCCCGACATTGATGATGGGCACTCAGCTTCCAGATATCGCAACTGGCATCGAATCTGGCATGTACCGCTATCCAATCGGAGTCGTCGGAGGTATTACCCCATTTAACTTCCCGATGATGGTTCCTTGCTGGATGTTCCCGCTCGCCATTGCCTGCGGAAATACATTTATATTAAAACCGTCCGAACGTACGCCATTGCTCGCCAATCGCTTGGCAGAACTATTTCAGGAAGCAGGGCTTCCGGATGGTGTCCTGAACGTGGTGCATGGAGCACACGATGTGGTGAACGGGATCCTTGACCATAAAAAAGTGAAAGCCGTTTCCTTTGTTGGCTCACAGCCGGTTGCCGAATATGTATATAAATCTGCTGCAGCCAACGGTAAACGTGTACAAGCTCTCGCAGGTGCGAAAAATCACTCTATTGTATTGCCGGATGCAGATCTTGACGTTGCGGTCACAAACATTCTCGGTGCTGCATTTGGTTCGGCAGGAGAACGCTGTATGGCTTGCGCAGTCGTAGTGGCAGTTGGTGAAATTGGGGATCAACTTGTGGATTCTTTAGTGAAGGCAGCAAACGAAATCAAAATTGGCAACGGGATCGAAAAAGGGGTATTTTTGGGACCGGTTATCCGTGACTCCCATAAAGCAAAAACGATTCAATACATCGAAGCAGGTGAAAAGGAAGGAGCCCGCCTGATCCGCGACGGCCGCACTGATGAGTCACCTAATGAAGATGGATATTTCATCGGGCCGACGATTTTTGATGAAGTGAAGCCAGGCATGAAAATCTGGAATGAAGAGATTTTTGCCCCAGTATTATCGGTTGTTCGAGTCAACACACTTGAAGAAGCTATAGAAATTACCAATAAATCGGAATTTGCAAACGGTGCCTGCCTGTATACAGACAGCGCGAAGGCAGTACGTCAGTTCCGCGACGACATCGATGCAGGAATGCTTGGCATTAACTTAGGCGTCCCGGCTCCAATGGCGTTCTTCCCATTCTCAGGATATAAGAAGTCATTTTATGGGGACCTTCATGCTAACGGCCGTGATGGTGTCGAATTTTATACGCGCAAAAAAGTGCTGACTGCACGTTATTAA
- a CDS encoding iron-containing alcohol dehydrogenase: MKEFSEFRMPKAVFYGQNSLSQLGRLTAEHGSKVLLVSDRIMEQLGHVKRCIEYFEQHNLTFVFYLDVNSEPTDQHVTEALDLCKREKCDVIVAIGGGSCIDAAKAVAVLATNGGYIGDMRGKTSINKEPLPLIAIPTTAGTGSEVTNVTVITNTQLDIKMMIKHHAFLPSVAIVDPSLTLSTPSHVTAATGIDTLCHAIEAYISRLSQPLTQNMAAAAIESVMKYLRTAYQNGNDLEAREKMAIASMQAGLAFTNASVTLVHGMSRPIGALFHVPHGISNAMLLPAVLEFTKEYAIDSLAELGRIIAPDLKALSNEELADVTIKEIKQLCADLKIPNMKAWGVDEIKFGQVVEKMATDALASGSPDNNPRVPTLQEMVDLYHHCYNFDFQPAQTINL, translated from the coding sequence GTGAAAGAATTTTCAGAGTTTCGTATGCCTAAAGCTGTATTTTACGGTCAAAATTCACTCAGCCAGCTTGGAAGGCTAACAGCAGAACATGGAAGCAAGGTACTTCTTGTAAGTGACCGGATCATGGAACAACTGGGCCATGTTAAACGCTGCATCGAGTATTTCGAACAGCACAATCTTACTTTTGTATTCTATTTGGATGTCAACAGTGAACCAACTGATCAGCATGTCACCGAGGCGCTGGATCTTTGCAAAAGAGAAAAATGTGATGTAATCGTGGCAATTGGAGGCGGCAGCTGCATTGATGCAGCGAAAGCGGTGGCTGTACTCGCCACAAATGGGGGCTATATAGGCGATATGAGAGGGAAAACTTCCATTAATAAAGAACCACTTCCGCTGATTGCCATTCCGACGACAGCAGGTACAGGTTCAGAGGTTACAAATGTAACCGTTATCACTAATACACAGCTAGATATAAAGATGATGATTAAACATCATGCCTTTCTTCCATCTGTGGCGATTGTTGATCCGTCACTTACGCTTTCAACGCCGTCCCATGTAACAGCTGCAACGGGGATTGATACCCTGTGCCATGCAATTGAGGCTTATATATCGCGCCTTTCCCAGCCGTTAACACAAAATATGGCGGCGGCAGCTATAGAAAGTGTCATGAAATACTTAAGAACTGCTTATCAGAATGGTAATGATCTCGAAGCAAGAGAGAAAATGGCAATTGCCTCAATGCAGGCAGGTCTTGCGTTTACCAACGCCTCTGTAACGCTAGTGCACGGGATGTCCCGTCCAATAGGAGCTTTATTCCATGTGCCTCATGGTATATCCAATGCAATGCTGCTCCCGGCCGTTCTGGAATTTACAAAAGAATATGCAATAGATTCATTGGCAGAACTAGGACGTATTATTGCACCAGATTTGAAAGCGCTATCAAATGAAGAGCTTGCTGATGTGACAATCAAGGAAATTAAGCAGCTTTGCGCTGATTTAAAGATTCCAAACATGAAAGCATGGGGAGTCGATGAAATAAAATTCGGACAGGTCGTTGAAAAAATGGCTACCGATGCCCTTGCAAGCGGCAGCCCTGACAATAACCCAAGGGTTCCGACACTTCAGGAAATGGTCGATTTATACCACCACTGCTATAACTTTGACTTTCAGCCAGCCCAAACAATAAATTTATAA